One genomic window of [Clostridium] scindens ATCC 35704 includes the following:
- a CDS encoding DUF3298 and DUF4163 domain-containing protein has protein sequence MQTVTQKTLEDTMYYGDIPVFVYKINYPSFTTTCDETAGRAINAYYAKRAMDTEEYCRNILFAQAAEDKRYHQDGLPFNSYTLEVVYQITYNAGCITSLYTDTYTYMGGAHGETKRTSDTWDFVTGNRLKLADAYPLTPASLYQLHRSIARQIAKRLRETPGSYFEDYRSLLRDTFNVNSFYLQPGSGVIYYQQYDIAPYSTGIPEFYFPLR, from the coding sequence ATGCAGACAGTCACCCAAAAAACGCTGGAAGACACGATGTATTATGGGGATATCCCTGTATTTGTCTATAAGATCAACTATCCTTCCTTTACCACCACATGTGACGAAACCGCCGGCAGGGCCATAAATGCCTACTATGCCAAGAGGGCAATGGATACGGAGGAATATTGCCGGAATATCCTATTTGCGCAGGCAGCAGAGGATAAAAGGTATCATCAAGATGGGCTGCCATTCAACAGCTATACCCTGGAGGTGGTCTATCAAATTACTTATAATGCCGGGTGCATTACCAGTTTATATACGGATACCTATACCTATATGGGAGGGGCGCATGGCGAGACAAAGCGGACATCCGACACATGGGACTTTGTGACTGGGAATCGGTTAAAACTGGCAGACGCCTACCCGCTTACGCCTGCTTCTCTGTACCAACTGCACAGATCGATAGCAAGGCAAATCGCTAAACGGTTAAGAGAAACCCCAGGCTCATATTTTGAGGATTACAGATCTCTGTTAAGGGATACTTTTAATGTGAATAGTTTTTATTTACAGCCGGGCAGCGGAGTTATCTATTACCAGCAGTATGACATAGCGCCATATTCCACGGGAATCCCGGAATTCTATTTTCCTCTGCGTTAA